The proteins below come from a single Pichia kudriavzevii chromosome 2, complete sequence genomic window:
- a CDS encoding uncharacterized protein (PKUD0B02690; similar to Saccharomyces cerevisiae YKL062W (MSN4) and YMR037C (MSN2); ancestral locus Anc_2.598) gives MKMAVKFTNTSSRDRQVTPTLDDGTNCLATQKLSDLAARAHQSQSKLCVNNVTQKDSDDSTSNLELFHNLSSPCITSVSNYQSRLHANEREDSYICHYNKGLYDPRILKTVDPSQCILDGSKNNVFMTDKMSNFFKASNLNEKMSIVDRSFLFDSNLKNTAEFYSKLDNIEITNSQYYQEYLYDDPIYANTLENNRSFESTSYELDSVISNSNSRIHTMEEDNGTINPIFFHHTPSPNNTTSIRIITSSNRITKLRDRKLIQAIHKSLKQHNSNYLDDNDEKINTNYNGFKTLNDNQTYKLRRLSGDLTSIHIEANEIPNQQQSIQPNYTSCKYSDFPSTFSENIFRGKETQYKEATPRYNDFDSFQPEAKILREMEKERKSLETIACTQKLIDNTKQNALHIEKVEDLGNSEEIKQNVMSKQGKAKEGVEEAEDEEAREELSEVDIHGINITADCNSSDQRDVIKPQMKKVKGLKSNSQECKSQLSQDTALPKRKIVLTFKRHNKKYRQGNSIMKNKERENDCSMNNSFGKLNQIKQVSNIMEFEIDKPKLIKAEEQEQDTQEIEKDNDIVLEIFRASLKRNKDNFAKTKSSDVLLATKIPRVRAQRSNKKNPNKAKDNIYKCLQCPKEFKQRSQWKRHIDCIHLKIAKFACIKCGKAFKRSDHLKNHIRRIHGQP, from the coding sequence atgaaGATGGCTGTGAAATTCACCAACACTTCTTCAAGGGACAGACAGGTGACACCTACTTTGGATGATGGCACAAATTGTCTTGCTACCCAGAAGTTGTCAGATTTAGCAGCACGGGCTCACCAAAGTCAATCTAAGCTCTGTGTTAATAATGTTACCCAGAAAGATAGTGATGACTCCACATCAAACTTAGAGTTATTTCACAACCTATCTTCTCCTTGTATAACTTCAGTTTCAAATTACCAAAGCCGTTTACATGCTAATGAAAGGGAAGATTCATACATTTGTCACTATAACAAAGGTTTATATGATCCTAGAATATTGAAAACGGTAGACCCCTCCCAGTGTATCTTAGATGgatcaaaaaataatgttTTTATGACCGATAAAATgtccaatttttttaaagcaTCAAATTTAAATGAGAAAATGTCGATAGTTGATCGTTCATTCTTGtttgattcaaatttaaaaaatacAGCTGAATTCTACAGTAAACTCGATAACATTGAAATTACCAATTCTCAATATTATCAAGAATATCTTTACGATGACCCAATTTATGCTAATAcacttgaaaataatagaagTTTTGAATCGACAAGCTACGAATTAGATTCTGTGATATCTAATTCCAACTCAAGAATACATACTATGGAAGAGGATAATGGGACAATAAAccctatttttttccaccaTACTCCCTCTCCTAACAATACAACTTCAATTAGAATTATCACATCTTCAAACAGAATAACGAAACTAAGAGATAGAAAGTTGATTCAAGCCATTCACAAGAGCTTGAAGCAGCACAACAGTAATTATTTGgatgacaatgatgaaaaaataaatacaaaTTACAATGGCTTTAAAACTTTGAATGACAATCAAACATATAAACTTCGTAGGTTATCAGGTGATTTAACTTCTATACATATAGAAGCGAACGAAATTCCTAATCAACAGCAATCTATTCAACCAAACTATACTAGCTGTAAATATTCAGATTTTCCTAGTACCTTCTCTGAAAACATATTtagaggaaaagaaacgcAATATAAAGAAGCTACACCTCGATataatgattttgattcttttcaACCTGAAGCTAAGATATTAAGGGAAAtggagaaagaaagaaaaagtcTGGAAACAATTGCTTGTACACAGAAATTAATTGATAATACAAAGCAGAATGCTCTacacattgaaaaagtagAGGACCTAGGAAATagtgaagaaataaagCAAAATGTCATGTCAAAGCaaggaaaagcaaaagaaggGGTagaagaagcagaagacGAAGAAGCAAGGGAAGAATTAAGCGAAGTTGATATACATGGTATTAACATTACAGCCGACTGCAATTCCTCTGACCAAAGAGATGTAATTAAACCACAGATGAAAAAAGTTAAAGGTTTGAAAAGCAACAGCCAGGAGTGTAAATCTCAACTTAGTCAAGACACTGCGCTCccaaaaagaaagataGTATTAACATTCAAAAGGCACAATAAGAAATATAGACAGGGGAACAGTatcatgaaaaataaagaaagagagaacGATTGTTCTATGAATAATAGCTTCGGCAAACtaaatcaaatcaaacagGTTAGCAATATAATGGAATTTGAAATAGATAAACCCAAACTTATAAAAGCCGAAGAACAAGAGCAGGACACccaagaaattgagaaagatAATGATATCGTACTGGAAATTTTTAGAGCATCACTGAAGCGAAATAAGGACAATTTTGCAAAAACGAAATCATCCGATGTCCTTCTTGCAACTAAAATCCCTAGAGTCAGAGCACAAAGGTCTAACAAGAAAAATCCCAACAAAGCCAAAGATAATATCTATAAGTGTCTTCAGTGTCCAAAAGAGTTCAAACAGAGATCACAATGGAAGCGCCACATTGATTGTATCCATTTAAAAATAGCCAAATTTGCTTGTATAAAATGTGGTAAAGCTTTCAAGAGATCCGatcatttgaaaaaccatATCAGGAGAATCCATGGACAGCCTTGA